A segment of the Hallerella succinigenes genome:
ATTCCCTGCCGGCGAGCCGCCGCGGCGAAGGCATTGGATATTTTGGCATCAGCGTGAACTTAGCCTTCGCCACGGGTCCGATGACAGGCATGTTCCTGTACGAAGCCTTTGGCGATTCGATCGTCTTTGCGATGTCGGTTATCCTCTGCGTCGTCGGGCTTATTCTCGTGAAGACATTGAACGTTCCTCCCAAAGAAAAGAGGCCTCACGCGCCGCTTTCCTTGGACCGATTCTTTTTGACCCGCGCGATTCCGCAGTTCATCAACTTTATCTTTGTGGGCTTTGCCTACGGTCCCGTGACAAACTACATCGCCCTTTACGCAAAGGAACTTGACATTGGAGGATCAGGCTGGTTCTACGCCTTGATTGCGGCAGGCCTCATTATGAACCGTATCATGACGGGTCGTCTTATAGACCGAGGCTACCTGATTCACTTGGTGGGAGCAGGCATGACGCTCATTATTTTCGCCTTTACCCTGCTCGCCTTTGCGCAGAATCCGCTTATGTTCTTTACGTCCGCATTCCTCATCGGTACAAGCCTTGGACTTATTTTCCCGGGATACCAGACGATGTGTGTGAACCTCGCACGGCATGACCAGCGCGGCACCGCAAACAGCACCTATTTAAGCGGTTGGGACATCGGCATCGGCACGGGCATTTTAGTCGGCGGCTCCCTTGCCGAAGTTTTCGGCATGCACAGACAGATGTTCTTCGTTTGCGCGATCGCCCTCTTGATTGGCGACATCCTGTTCTTCACCTGGACTTCTAGGCATTACACAAAGAACAAGCTCGAAGGCTAAACGGGCGAATCCTTTCAAAAAAGTTTTTGTTTGCCGAGAAATCTTTTCGCATTCGGCATTTTTCCGTTATATTAAAGAATAGAAGAGATTTTCACTTAAAACGGAAGGAGCGCCTATGCCTATTTCATTCATTGTCTTTGTTCTCATTGGATTTATCATTGTCGCTGTCGGCGCTTATCGACTCGGGGCTCACTTTAGCCATGCCGCCAAGCGGGAACAACCCGAAGAAAAGAACTCCATTCCTTACGATAAATGCGTCGCTGGGAACACGTCCAAATTCCAGTATGGAAGCCTTACCGACGCACGCGACGGCGAAACTTACCGCACCATTCGAATCGGGAATCAAGTCTGGATGGCAGAAAACCTGCGCTTTCATGCAGAAGGAAGTTTTGCCCCGAACAACCATGAAGAAAATGTCAAAGTGCATGGCAGACTCTACACGTGGAATTCCGCACTGGGTCTTCCAGATGAACCGCCTGAAGATTCTACAGCAAGCCACCTCGACATGACGAAGCAAATCCGCGAAAAGAACTACCAGGGCATTGCACCGGAAGGTTGGCACATTCCAAGCAACAAGGAATGGGAAACCCTGATGGCTCAGCTAAAATCAAGCGATGAAGACCTGCGCAGTGGCTGCTTTTGGCGCAAGCCGGGCAGGGATTCCCTCGGATTTTTCGCCCTGCCTGCCGGTTACCGCTTTGGCAACGGAAGTTTCTTGCACTTTGGCGACCGCACCCGCTTCTGGAGCAAAGACGAATACTGTGGCAGATCCAACGCTTATCGCTTTGGCATCACCGAAGAATCGATGGACATCGAAGGCATTTACCGTT
Coding sequences within it:
- a CDS encoding MFS transporter, producing MPSEQNSLEKPALWTRNFTTCAIVNFLLFFSFYQLLPILPLYIIEKFQTDNATAGVIISLYTIGALACRPFAGFLVDTLSRKPLYFWTFFAFTLCFLGYKTVGLLPILAVVRFAHGLFFGISSTASNTVAIDSLPASRRGEGIGYFGISVNLAFATGPMTGMFLYEAFGDSIVFAMSVILCVVGLILVKTLNVPPKEKRPHAPLSLDRFFLTRAIPQFINFIFVGFAYGPVTNYIALYAKELDIGGSGWFYALIAAGLIMNRIMTGRLIDRGYLIHLVGAGMTLIIFAFTLLAFAQNPLMFFTSAFLIGTSLGLIFPGYQTMCVNLARHDQRGTANSTYLSGWDIGIGTGILVGGSLAEVFGMHRQMFFVCAIALLIGDILFFTWTSRHYTKNKLEG
- a CDS encoding fibrobacter succinogenes major paralogous domain-containing protein — protein: MPISFIVFVLIGFIIVAVGAYRLGAHFSHAAKREQPEEKNSIPYDKCVAGNTSKFQYGSLTDARDGETYRTIRIGNQVWMAENLRFHAEGSFAPNNHEENVKVHGRLYTWNSALGLPDEPPEDSTASHLDMTKQIREKNYQGIAPEGWHIPSNKEWETLMAQLKSSDEDLRSGCFWRKPGRDSLGFFALPAGYRFGNGSFLHFGDRTRFWSKDEYCGRSNAYRFGITEESMDIEGIYRSDAISVRCIQNS